In the Plasmodium gaboni strain SY75 chromosome 13, whole genome shotgun sequence genome, aataataaaaaaaagaaaaaaaaaaagagaaaaataattaatgtataaaatatttttccaatacatatacatatatatctatattattttatttataagggttaataaataaaatagtGTTGTAAggataatataatatatatttttttaaatagtataatattatattatataatattatattttctatcatgaagataaaaatataagttataatatttaaaaattaattttatccattacatattttggcattaatatattttgatcataacatatatatatgcattattatatcatatacctgttacattataaataaataaagatatatatatatatatatatatatatgttcatatatttctttatttattattatttattttaatttgattttattttgtcaattttaattcttgtaaaaaatgaatatatttgatcatcatattaaaaatgtaGATAAAGGAAATGTAGTTGCAATATTAGGTGCACAATGGGGTGATGAAGGAAAGGGAAAAATAATTGATATGTTATCAGAATATTCTGATATTACTTGTAGATTTAATGGAGGTGCTAATGCAGGACATACGATATCTGTAAATGATAAGAAATATGCTTTACATTTATTACCATGTGGTgtattatatgataataatataagtGTATTAGGAAACGGAATGGTAATACATGTAAAATCATTAATGGAAGAAATTGAATCAGTTGGAGGAAAGTTATTAGATAgattatatttatcaaataaagcccatatattatttgatattCATCAAATTATTGATTCAATAcaagaaacaaaaaaattaaaagaagGAAAACAAATAGGTACAACAAAAAGAGGTATTGGACCATGTTATTCTACAAAAGCTTCCAGAATAGGTATAAGATTAGGaactttaaaaaattttgaaaactttaaaaatatgtacaATAAATTAATAGACCACTTAATggaattatataatataacagAATATGACAAAGAAAAAGAACTCAacttattttataattacCACTTAACATTAAAAGATAGAATAGTAGATGTTATTTCCTTTATGAATACaaatttagaaaataacaaaaaagTATTAATTGAAGGTGCTAATGCAGCTATGTTAGATATTGATTTTGGAACATATCCATATGTAACTAGTAGCTGTACAACGGTTGGTGGTGTTTTTTCAGGACTTGGAATTcatcataaaaaattgaaTTTAGTTGTAGGTGTAGTTAAAAGTTATTTAACCAGAGTTGGTTGTGGCCCTTTCTTAACTGAATTGAATAATGACATTGGTCAGTATTTAAGAGAAAAAGGTCATGAATATGGAACAACTACCAAGAGACCAAGAAGATGTGGATGGCTAGACATACCaatgttattatatgttaAGTGTATTAATAGTATTGATATGATAAACTTAACAAAATTGGATGTTTTATCTGGATTAGAggaaatattattatgcgtcaattttaaaaataaaaaaacaggtattaaatataacatctgtatattttaaatgtgtaatatgtaaatattatcttttaatttttcaaatatattatatatacatttatatattttttttatattattttattttttaggAGAATTGCTTGAAAAGGGTTGCTACCCTGTTGAAGAAGAAATATCAGAAGAATATGAACCAGTTTATGAAAAATTCAATGGATGGAAAGAAGACATATCTACTTGTAATGAATTTGATGAATTACCAGAAAATGcaaagaaatatattttagCTATAGAAAAGTATGTACAAACTCCAGTAGTTTGGATTGGTGTAGGTCctaatagaaaaaatatgattattaaaaagaattttaACTTTAactaaaatatataaaaaaaataaaaaaaataaaaaaaaaaaaaaaaaaaaaaaaaaaatatatacatttatatattgaaatagtaattttattaaaaaaaaaataaaaaaatacgaccacatatatataaatctatattttattttatttttttattttttttttttaatacaaaATGAGGTATATCATTAGTACAGTAATGTAAATCgttttataaattatatgtcCTTTGGTATTTTTACCCtcatttttatgtaattcttatatatatatatatatatttatatatttgtgtttttttttttaagtatttttaattaaaaaaaaattaatgaagataaacagtaatataataaatatattacaaaaaaaaaaaataaataaataataattaaatataataaaataaaataattatggcaaatttttataaaagcAAAATTCAAACAAAATTTTgctttttatatatttttttttaaatataattatattatcgAATAACTGTGAATGGCTATagaatttttataagatatatattaggTTATTTACACaaattcatattatcataatatatttaaaatttatataattttttctaatatttcattaatttcattttttaagaaTCCTTTAAATTCTTGTTTAAATTgtaaaaagatatatattaggTTATTTACACaaattcatattatcataatatatttaaaatttatataattttttctaatatttcattaatttcattttttaagaaTCCTTTAAATTCTTGTTTAAATTGTAAAAAGTCAAAAGTCATCTTGGTAtttaaaaaggaaaaatcaaatggataaatataatttttagTTATAATATCTGCATTATCTTTGcattcaaaaatataatcaCAAAAAGATCTGAAGGAATATATTCCTTCTTTACTAAATATTTGTTCAATCATTTTATTCGAATCACatctttttatttgatctttatcttttatataaagtCTTTTTTCCATaagattataaaaattatattttttaatatatccATAGCAAATATATGGTTTTATAACATAAAGCTTTTTCATGTTTTCTTCTGTGTTTATTAGTATTATTCCATCATACTTATTAATAAGCTTCAATTCCTatagaataaaataaaatatataaatatataatgaagaaaatatcTCAACAcatatctatatatatatatatataattattcatttgCCCATAGTTACCTTTAATAACAATTTTGAATCGTTGTGCAGACAATTAATATCAtttcttattataaaaacacATTGTCTTTCCGTATcaaaattttcattttctaattcttttttcaaGTTGAtgtattcatttttttgccctatcaattttttttcatactctttttttttataaagtGTATCAAATTTCTTTTTACGTTTCTAAAGAAACattaaattttcttttatctTTTCGTATTTTTTCCTCCTTAAAATCTATTTTCTTAATTCTTCTAAATTTTACATGTTTCACTTTgttatattcttttttttttattggTTCTTTCTTtgatttctttttattcattttgttttattttatattgtattaaataatattataaaataacattTATTAATTACTGGGGGTTAAAATAAAAgcacaaaaaaaaaaaaaagaaaattaaaataacataaaagtttttaaataaaaataaataagtgatataaaataaactaataaaaaattaaaaatacaaatttAAGTACATATagaaggaaaaaaaaaaaaaaaaaaattgttctatatgtataaatatatatatatatatatgataatttaattcaattaatgaataaattctaaaaataatatggtaaaaaagaaaaaaaaataaacgAATGAAATAACCTATACTGTGAACAgaaaatatgtaaaaaatcaatttctattattatatttataaatatatttgtttttatgttattattgtataaaatattatatatattataataatatacatatatatatatatattatatatatgtaatattatttatttaataaataaacaaacattaatatataatatatatttatatatgtcaCTTTAAActatttaattttaaaacatcttcaaaatgaattattatattttgtatacatatatttatataaaaaataacatcCATTTCCAATAAtggataataataaaaaaaaaaaaaatctcAATATTTCTcctttttaaattttattattattttgtactattcttttatttatttatttgttatttttttttatattttttcttgttatgttttaaaaatattatatatattatatatataattatgttttctttttctctgtgagaaaaaatattagatcatttaaaaacaattatatggtaaaaaaaaaatttattgaataacaaaaaaaaatttcatgaaattatataaaatttagTATAATTATAAAGTATATTTGTTTCATTTCTAGATGAATACAACATGATGgtttaatattattatagtaattattaaataagaaccttattttttttaattcattcattcttataatattatattatataatataatattatatttatatataattcattaGAATATAACCTTATGAGATagtataaaatatttattgGTAAGATATTAACGGTGgtcatatattttttagaatgtatatatattaatatcctttttatgttaaaaataaatataaatatatgtttatatatattattttatttatctaTTTTGCTATTcaattatcattaatatatatataaaatgttcAACAAAACTGgaataaaattatatatttaaatatatatatatatatatatatatatgtatattcTCCAGACTTGTTTTAgtaaacatatattttcGTATCTGTATTCTTAATTTTGTTTAGACCTTTTTCGTGtgatattttattattaaatttcTCATTATCTTGATAATTAGACTGTGccattttataatttaagattttaaaatttcttttatttgaacttttatgtattttataacCTAGGTCTAAAAAGgaattttgtttttgtatattaaatatattaggttcttttttttgtatgGTTTCTTTATGTTTACTTAATACCTTTGTTTTTGATGTGTTTTTTTGTGGTAAATTGTTAGTCgtcattttttttttttttttattgtgaatattattagtgcttgattttttattatcagTTGCATTTTGTTTGGTTTGGTTTGATatgtttaatattttatttaatttttgtgATTTTGATTTCTTTTTTGGATCAAGTACTGATATATTGTTGGAATTATATTGTGggttattttttatattggttttttttttttttttcctataatttatttggtcacttattattattttttttttttcttcattttcattatttgCTTCGATTGGAATATGATCAGTTTTCACATTTGATTTAATGgttgaatttttttttttcttattatgttcttttattgtttttaattttaaagctgtatttttttttatataattttctttttcgaaaagagatataatatatttatcaaaaagatgattattattatgatatcGATGTACagatatattttgatttttcCTATGTATTTgtatcattttatatatagaaattttatctaatattaacatttgtgtgtttttcataaattcatataatgAATAACGAATAAGTTGAAGactataaataatttttaatcCTTTCCTTTTACCAATTAATTCAGTTTTCCCATTaattttcctttttctttcaacatcatttatattaatataattataagCTACCTTTTTCTTGGTTTTAAGAATATAGCTGTTTGCCCATATTTGGACAATGAGGTTTTCTATATAGTCACCTAATTTATAAGGTAAAAAGAATTCAGAAAACCAATTGATTTCATCTCtagaatattttaaataattcttatattttttatttttccagtaaaattttatatatggTTTTTCTTCAAGAGATATCTTATTCTCTATATTATCGTAAACATCATGTATGGTGAAATGCAAAACCAACATTTCCTTTTCTTCGCATGGCATATTTGTGtataatattcaaaataataatatattatatttaagaaaattatattatgtatatattaaaaaggatatggaatatgtttaaataaaaaaaaagaccATTTGCCATTTTGTaaattaacaaaaaaataataaaataaaaaaatttaataattttataataaaaatattacaaatatatttttacacttcatctatataaatatatttatatatttatatacttatatattattattatctataaCATATGgataattttaatttttataagagaaaaataaataattatagaAAAAACTATACATTATTCAACgtaacaaaaaattaacatattataataaaataactGATTGGATGTGAAAAATGGAATGATtaattattcttttaaGTTCAGCATTattgtataatatatgtaaatatgtataataaactaagaaatatatatatatatatatatatgtatatattttttcattttatgttaattttaatatataaaaatgtcTTTTACACCTTTTTGGAGAAATTGCTCACTTTCGTCATTATGacttttaaaaaaaaaaaaaaaaaagaccAATTTTTGTAACATCAAAAATATGAACCACATCAAATGATGCATtcaattatttttacatgTAACAAAGCAAATGCAACAATGTAAAAATgtttatgaatatttacataaatatataatatatatattataataattataaaaaaagatcATTTGAATTTGtcaattttattattatttttttttttcttcttttgCTGCATGTGTAATGAGAACAATATTAAccatatataaatttttagagataatataaaaatggatatttataataattatcaggaaaatctaaaaataaaattaatatagggaaaaaaatgaaaactGACTTCACATATACGTTAAAAAGGatatgtgtatataaataaatataatattaattaaataatcTTTTGAAGGAAAACCATATGTATTgtacaatattatatatatttttttatcatattatgaaaaaaataaattttttagTTCATGCTTTaacttatttttatttttgcttttatttttttcaatatatttattaattatttgtCCGAGTTGCATATTTTTGTTCttaattatatgtttaaaatCGAATACTCTATCCATGTTAAATTTTTGAGATGACATAAAAGTAACAGTTTGATTACTATATTGTTTGACATGAGCATGtatattatgtaataaGTATTCATAAGTTATTAATGAAGGTGtaatcatattatttgttaaaATTTGTACCATAGCTGTAACTAATGATCCACCTGGTGCAATATGTCCAGTATTAACTTCATAAGAAGCTTCCTTATCTTTACACCCACTAAATTGTGTAACATCACAAATTACATGGAATGGATTCTTGTCTTCTTTCcatttttttgattttaacttatatttatatgcTAAATCAATACTACTTCCAGAATTACAACTATCTACAACAGCTATTAATTTTACTCCTTCATTTAAGGGTtgaattaaatatttatgtaacTCATCATCAATAATTACACCTTCTGTTTCAAAATCGGAAGGTAGAATAGTTTCATTATAACCATCTTCTTCTATATGCATATGATCTTTTTGTTGTGAACCATGTCCTGAAAAAAGgaagaataaaatatctCCTGATTTATTATCCCTAGTTAACCACATAAGAGctgataaaatatttcttcttGTAGGTCTATAATTTGGATTTGCTTCATTATCAATCAATCTtactatattatttgaGGAATCATAAAATTGATATTTCCTTACCAACAAATCTTTCATTCTAAGTGTATCATTTGTACAACCatttaattcatatttggttccataataatttatacCAATAAGTAATGCTTTCTTTTGATTagatgaagaaaaatataaaatttgtTCACTATAAGGAGATACtctattatatatatttgtatgaTTTTGAGGatatatacaattattGTTATCATAATTTATCATGTTATATTCATTACTATGAGgtttaaaattatttgaattttCTAAATCATTGGATGGATATAAATTTGTTACGTGattcatattatttgaatttttataagtAGGCGAATTGTTCATATAAGTCGTATAATGTGTATTAGATGAATAATGTGTGTTTACGCTATTATATAAACTATTGGGTacttttaaatatgtatgatttatttgttcattattcatattattatatatattatttggcataattttatgcatgtcattatataaataattctGAGATGGAACAGTATTATGAACATTTGCATGGtcattaaaatatatattattatattctttaatatcccttttttttttttgaagtTCCTTAATTATATCCTTTTGATTACCTccatattttattatggCATCCTGTAtttctttatcatttatattattacgaaataaatcttttatattacaaaatatgatatcatgattattattaattatatgaacaGATAATTGTAGTGTACACTTTTTTACAACATCAATCAAATTAATCTTTTCACTTGATATTCTTTCTCTTCTAATATGATCAAGCTCAAAAAAGGTATAGGctattttattatttaatatgcCACTGGACCATACTTCAATAgacaaaatattatttttttcaactttaggaatattttttatgtcTATAGGTAATAAAAAGGTTtcattaaatttatatggATTCTTTTGAAGTATACaacttttatatttcttattctgccagtatatttttatataacatgCAAAATTATCCTTATCTTCTAATCCAGAcaattcatatattttgacgtatattttttccatatAAAATATGGCACATGTATGCaattatacataaaaaaatatatatataattagagattataaatgtaatatgttcaattttatgaacaaaaatataaaatattatattaagtataaataaaacaatatgacttattatattaatttatgtattcataataaaattagTACTATTACCTTATAATTTCTtaagaaattaaaatatatatatatatatatatatatatatagacGTATAATTACTTgcttatatataattatacttgttaaatatatgttaattcataaatacattaataaaaaatagtAACAAACAGtatcatttttatgttcCTTAATTATGAgttttaatttaaattgttaattatatatatatatatatatatattttttttttttgttatagaattttataatatatatttcttttatataaatcttttatatattttttaatttaaaaaataaaaaaaataagaaaaaaaacaaatagaaatcaataattatatataccaaaaatattatatatataaaaaaatttaataaaattgtCCTTTTTTTTGGCTACTTTTCCTTATTTCCCTTTTAAAGAAAActgaataatatgatatttCGTCctaaatgtatatatatgtatacaaTTAATTGTTCATTATAAACctgtgtatatatatatNNNNNNNNNNNNNNNNNNNNNNNNNNNNNNNNNNNNNNNNNNNNNNNNNNNNNNNNNNNNNNNNNNNNNNNNNNNNNNNNNNNNNNNNNNNNNNNNNNNNNNNNNNNNNNNNNNNNNNNNNNNNNNNNNNNNNNNataaaaaatttaataaacCTTATAGGtgataattttataaaattctatatattatgatatatattaaatatttctttaatttttattttgtacAGATTCctaattaaattattataaaaataaaaaatgaaaaatacCTTTTTGAATTATTCTTCAAAatgtttaattttttataaaatatgagAGATTTAAATGTATGTATTAAAGTTATTtaatcatttatattatatttaaattaatgtttatatatatatatatatctatttaatatatatatttataatttatacTGAGAAAAAATGTCTAGCGATATCAAAGATCTAataagaaaagaaaaggaaaGAAGGAAATTGATGCGAGAAGAGAACAGGATcaaagaaaaagaaaaaaggaaagatgataatgatgatgaaaagaagaaagaaaaagaattaaatgtaaaaaattgtaaaaaTGGGGATaaactttttttaaatatacaaaaaaattatgaaaatacTGATGAACAAATTAAAGTTCAAAAGGatgaaaagaataatatacaagtgccaaaaaaaaattattatgatattataaaagaaaaatttaCATTTAATAGAGAATCAAAAAAAGTAAGCTTTGATGAACCAAAAGCTCCagtaaataaattaaataaaaataatgacCTACAAAATGCATTCTTAGAATATGGTTATAATACTGAAAGTGATGATTCATTTAATGAGaatatgaattataatgataaaaacataaaaaataatgtacataataatatcaataataatgaagataataatcttccaaatgatttttttgattctctcaataatgaaaataatgcTGATGAAAAATCACAAACAAACATGCAGCATTCtgataatgaagaaaatcaaaaatatttaatgacaaaaaatgataaaacAACACAACATTACACcattaataaatatgataaaataaatgataaaaatatattagGAGAAGAATTATCCTCTCTTACttttaataaagaaaaaacaaatgaaTATACAACTAGTAATGATCTAATTAATGATAAcaattataatgataataaaaatgaacatGTCGAAATTTTAGAAACATATGAAATTATTGAACCGAATGAAGATGATTTCAAATTCgatgaaaatgatgattttcataaaaaaattttaaataaaagaagaagaattgaaaaaaataatttaaaagaCTTAATAAGTTTAGAATATGAAGATGTAGATGAAGATAATGATAGTTCTGAAAGggattttttaaaagaaagTAATTATACTACTAAggatataaataaaataaaacaagaacaaacaaaagaaatcaaaaaaaatataaatgatttaCCTATAAATAGTTATAAACAGGATAAAAATAACTTACAcaatagtaataatattattaatataattaacAACAACCTGAACGATGTAGAATTATACAAATTGAAAGATTCCGCATATTATGAAGAGTTAGATTATCTATATAAATTGCtaattcaaaaaaaaaaaaacatactaggaaataaatacaacgaagaaaaagaaataaatgaagaaaaagaagatattatattacaagaattaaatgattttcataaaaaaaaaaataataataataataataatgatcaTAATGAACAAAAAGAGAACTTTAATATTCTCGAAATTTATGAActattaaatattaaaaagccacaagatgaaaatgatttattaaatactagaataaatacaaaaaaagatacaaataataaaataacaacACAAAAAGAACATATACCAAAAGGATTTTTtgatgatgaagaaaagGATATATTAATTAGAGAGAATATATCCCTATCGCAGTTAAacttaaaaataaaagaactcaaaaatgaaatgaaaagaatattatCAGAAGATAAGAATACGGAACAAATGTTtgaagagaaaaaaaacaattttattgattatttatatgatgaCAAATTTGATAATAAGGAACATTTCTTAAAGGaaatcaaaaaaaagaaaagaaataaaaatgttaatataaataattttaaaaataaaattatggAAAGGAAAGAAcagaaaataaaaaacaattCTAAAAAAGTTATGAAAATGGGCAATTCTCAAATGGACATTGATGAAATGTTATTTGACtggagaaaaaaaaaaattttataaaaaaattggatatattaaataatatatatttaaatatgataaaaagaattatatatatatattttttatattatatttatttttttttttattttacacatttgtgttttatttttatctctcatatatgtatagcatacatataattcctattttttttttttttttttatttaattttttttttttgtgtcttttttaaaattctttttttcaagtatcatttaattaatttccttaattctttaattttcaatttaatttttttcacGATTATAACTTTAATTTTTTCcaatttgttttttaaatataggaaaaacaaaagtattatatataatcatatttttatgcattaatatgtataatataaaaatatattatatatatatttatttaaatttatacatttatgtatttaatatttatacttatcaaaaaaatacCTAATATTTcgaataaaaaaaataaaaaacttAAATACTATTTATATGCAAAAAATTCCTCTTTTTAAGGAATttgataattttaaaaaaagaaaataaaaatttatttaaaagaaaaaacaaaatagaaatatatatatatatatatatataataaaatatacataatatttattgGATGGAGATATACCAATGAATGAGTGCAAAGAagataagaaaaaaacaaaaaaagtGCTTAAAGAAATTTAAAAAGTATTGTAAAAAATTTGAAAAGAATTGCAAGGAATACTTAATATGCTATAAGAAGTATAAAAAAgcatattataaaaaatatagtaataaaatataccATAAAGATTTTCATAAATATCTTAAAAAGCATCTGAAAGTTTATgttaaaaattatattaaaatatatcgtaaaatatacaaaagAGATTGTATCGAATacattaataaatattgtaTCCAAAATATTActaaaaaagaataaagaaagttatttaatatattcgaataatataaatttaaatcgtaattatatatatatatatatatgtatttatttatttatttatttcatcttaatttagaaaaaaatgttttataatatattttttatatatttataatatacacattatatatatatatatatatatttatatttgtgtgtgtaattttaaaaggaaaaagatatatatctcataatatttttcttgatataaaaataaatgtaattataattaattacGAAAgagtattatatatataatatataatatatattatatattgatataagaaaatctttatatatatatatttatttatttatttatttatttatttatatatttatatttatgttttattaactaatcatacatatatatttttgagacgatatatttaaaatgtCAGCTATATTTAATGAAAGTGAATTATCCGGACTAGATGCCCATAGTGCCTTTGGTAATAATGAAACTTCAAGTTttcaaaagaaaaaaaggCGAATCGATGAAAATT is a window encoding:
- a CDS encoding hypothetical protein (conserved Plasmodium protein, unknown function); translated protein: MPCEEKEMLVLHFTIHDVYDNIENKISLEEKPYIKFYWKNKKYKNYLKYSRDEINWFSEFFLPYKLGDYIENLIVQIWANSYILKTKKKVAYNYININDVERKRKINGKTELIGKRKGLKIIYSLQLIRYSLYEFMKNTQMLILDKISIYKMIQIHRKNQNISVHRYHNNNHLFDKYIISLFEKENYIKKNTALKLKTIKEHNKKKKNSTIKSNVKTDHIPIEANNENEEKKKIIISDQINYRKKKKKTNIKNNPQYNSNNISVLDPKKKSKSQKLNKILNISNQTKQNATDNKKSSTNNIHNKKKKKMTTNNLPQKNTSKTKVLSKHKETIQKKEPNIFNIQKQNSFLDLGYKIHKSSNKRNFKILNYKMAQSNYQDNEKFNNKISHEKGLNKIKNTDTKIYVY
- a CDS encoding metacaspase 1, whose translation is MEKIYVKIYELSGLEDKDNFACYIKIYWQNKKYKSCILQKNPYKFNETFLLPIDIKNIPKVEKNNILSIEVWSSGILNNKIAYTFFELDHIRRERISSEKINLIDVVKKCTLQLSVHIINNNHDIIFCNIKDLFRNNINDKEIQDAIIKYGGNQKDIIKELQKKKRDIKEYNNIYFNDHANVHNTVPSQNYLYNDMHKIMPNNIYNNMNNEQINHTYLKVPNSLYNSVNTHYSSNTHYTTYMNNSPTYKNSNNMNHVTNLYPSNDLENSNNFKPHSNEYNMINYDNNNCIYPQNHTNIYNRVSPYSEQILYFSSSNQKKALLIGINYYGTKYELNGCTNDTLRMKDLLVRKYQFYDSSNNIVRLIDNEANPNYRPTRRNILSALMWLTRDNKSGDILFFLFSGHGSQQKDHMHIEEDGYNETILPSDFETEGVIIDDELHKYLIQPLNEGVKLIAVVDSCNSGSSIDLAYKYKLKSKKWKEDKNPFHVICDVTQFSGCKDKEASYEVNTGHIAPGGSLVTAMVQILTNNMITPSLITYEYLLHNIHAHVKQYSNQTVTFMSSQKFNMDRVFDFKHIIKNKNMQLGQIINKYIEKNKSKNKNKLKHELKNLFFS
- a CDS encoding adenylosuccinate synthetase; its protein translation is MNIFDHHIKNVDKGNVVAILGAQWGDEGKGKIIDMLSEYSDITCRFNGGANAGHTISVNDKKYALHLLPCGVLYDNNISVLGNGMVIHVKSLMEEIESVGGKLLDRLYLSNKAHILFDIHQIIDSIQETKKLKEGKQIGTTKRGIGPCYSTKASRIGIRLGTLKNFENFKNMYNKLIDHLMELYNITEYDKEKELNLFYNYHLTLKDRIVDVISFMNTNLENNKKVLIEGANAAMLDIDFGTYPYVTSSCTTVGGVFSGLGIHHKKLNLVVGVVKSYLTRVGCGPFLTELNNDIGQYLREKGHEYGTTTKRPRRCGWLDIPMLLYVKCINSIDMINLTKLDVLSGLEEILLCVNFKNKKTGELLEKGCYPVEEEISEEYEPVYEKFNGWKEDISTCNEFDELPENAKKYILAIEKYVQTPVVWIGVGPNRKNMIIKKNFNFN
- a CDS encoding hypothetical protein (conserved Plasmodium protein, unknown function), which translates into the protein MSSDIKDLIRKEKERRKLMREENRIKEKEKRKDDNDDEKKKEKELNVKNCKNGDKLFLNIQKNYENTDEQIKVQKDEKNNIQVPKKNYYDIIKEKFTFNRESKKVSFDEPKAPVNKLNKNNDLQNAFLEYGYNTESDDSFNENMNYNDKNIKNNVHNNINNNEDNNLPNDFFDSLNNENNADEKSQTNMQHSDNEENQKYLMTKNDKTTQHYTINKYDKINDKNILGEELSSLTFNKEKTNEYTTSNDLINDNNYNDNKNEHVEILETYEIIEPNEDDFKFDENDDFHKKILNKRRRIEKNNLKDLISLEYEDVDEDNDSSERDFLKESNYTTKDINKIKQEQTKEIKKNINDLPINSYKQDKNNLHNSNNIINIINNNLNDVELYKLKDSAYYEELDYLYKLLIQKKKNILGNKYNEEKEINEEKEDIILQELNDFHKKKNNNNNNNDHNEQKENFNILEIYELLNIKKPQDENDLLNTRINTKKDTNNKITTQKEHIPKGFFDDEEKDILIRENISLSQLNLKIKELKNEMKRILSEDKNTEQMFEEKKNNFIDYLYDDKFDNKEHFLKEIKKKKRNKNVNINNFKNKIMERKEQKIKNNSKKVMKMGNSQMDIDEMLFDWRKKKIL
- a CDS encoding putative 60S ribosomal protein L7-2 codes for the protein MNKKKSKKEPIKKKEYNKVKHVKFRRIKKIDFKEEKIRKDKRKFNKRKKKFDTLYKKKEYEKKLIGQKNEYINLKKELENENFDTERQCVFIIRNDINCLHNDSKLLLKELKLINKYDGIILINTEENMKKLYVIKPYICYGYIKKYNFYNLMEKRLYIKDKDQIKRCDSNKMIEQIFSKEGIYSFRSFCDYIFECKDNADIITKNYIYPFDFSFLNTKMTFDFLQFKQEFKGFLKNEINEILEKII